One Aegilops tauschii subsp. strangulata cultivar AL8/78 chromosome 7, Aet v6.0, whole genome shotgun sequence genomic window carries:
- the LOC109782679 gene encoding anthranilate O-methyltransferase 2-like, which yields MKMDSDFHMAKGEGETSYVKNSTHQKKALIRTKPVLEKAVIEVCMDLLHPTMTVVDLGCSLGENTLIFVSNVIEAICCNHGKLRGNLVELQVFLNDLPGNDFNRVFQSLEQFKESITVTHKLEAPPPFYIAGLPGSFYTKLFPRHSVHLFHSSYCLHWRSELPDGFAAKREMYLNKGNIYIARTTPPSVVKLYQEHFEKDMSLFLKLRYEELVLGGQMVLTFLGRKTEDVYNGDMNQLYGLIAQSLEYLVEEGLLERGKLNSFNLPFYGPSLTEVKMVIKQSGLFDINHVELFESNWDPCDNSESNEVHDPLRSGMNVSKSLRAVMEPLFTSHFGESVLDILFEKFAYNVTEHLAREKTKYSIIVLSLKRK from the exons ATGAAGATGGACAGCGATTTCCATATGGCCAAGGGAGAAGGAGAGACCAGCTATGTCAAGAACTCTACCCATCAG AAGAAAGCTTTGATTCGGACTAAGCCGGTGCTCGAAAAGGCGGTGATAGAAGTGTGCATGGATTTGCTCCACCCAACAATGACAGTTGTTGACCTAGGCTGCTCTTTAGGTGAAAACACACTCATCTTTGTCTCCAACGTGATCGAAGCAATATGCTGCAATCATGGCAAGCTTCGTGGCAACCTCGTGGAGCTCCAAGTCTTCCTCAATGATCTACCAGGAAACGACTTCAACCGTGTGTTCCAGTCACTTGAGCAGTTCAAGGAGTCAATTACAGTAACTCATAAGCTAGAAGCACCGCCACCTTTTTATATTGCCGGGCTACCGGGCTCCTTCTACACCAAGCTTTTTCCTCGTCACAGTGTTCATCTGTTTCACTCATCATATTGCCTTCATTGGCGCTCTGAG CTCCCGGATGGATTTGCGGCCAAGAGAGAAATGTATCTAAACaaaggaaacatttatattgcGAGGACTACACCACCATCTGTAGTTAAATTATACCAGGAGCATTTTGAGAAGGATATGTCGTTGTTCCTCAAGCTACGATATGAAGAACTGGTGCTCGGCGGACAAATGGTACTGACATTTCTTGGGAGAAAAACAGAGGACGTCTACAATGGAGATATGAACCAGCTCTATGGATTAATTGCACAATCTTTGGAATATCTTGTTGAAGAG GGCCTCCTAGAGAGGGGAAAACTCAACTCCTTTAACCTACCCTTTTATGGTCCATCACTAACTGAAGTCAAGATGGTGATCAAGCAAAGTGGACTATTCGACATAAATCACGTCGAATTGTTCGAATCCAACTGGGATCCTTGCGACAACTCGGAAAGCAATGAAGTGCACGACCCCCTCCGAAGCGGCATGAATGTGTCCAAGAGTTTGAGGGCAGTGATGGAGCCCCTTTTTACAAGCCATTTTGGTGAATCTGTGCTCGACATACTCTTCGAAAAATTCGCGTACAATGTCACGGAACACCTTGCGAGGGAGAAGACAAAATATTCCATCATTGTTCTGTCCTTGAAAAGAAAATAA